One genomic region from Dermacentor variabilis isolate Ectoservices chromosome 6, ASM5094787v1, whole genome shotgun sequence encodes:
- the LOC142584350 gene encoding uncharacterized protein LOC142584350 isoform X1, producing the protein MRVFLAICFLSSASLTGADEFVGGSFNDNGLRGHWSAGVENVGPHGAPGFSATFRASLDGSFSTFYETGPIHAGFDYAWNSNTGWYPDRRTRFYRRYAPYEPWGSYGDYRGYDYGGYAPVLPRNFNGWRGAVGVRGSAGF; encoded by the exons ATGAGAGTATTCCTAGCGATCTGCTTCCTTTCCTCTG CAAGCTTGACCGGAGCCGACGAGTTCGTAGGTGGCAGCTTTAATGACAATGGACTAAGGGGACACTGGTCGGCCGGCGTGGAGAATGTTGGTCCTCATGGAGCACCGGGTTTTAGCGCCACATTCCGCGCATCACTAGACGGAAGTTTTAGTACCTTCTACGAAACCGGACCAATCCATGCGGGATTTG ATTACGCGTGGAATTCGAACACTGGGTGGTACCCCGACAGAAGAACACGGTTTTATCGACGATATGCACCATATGAACCATGGGGTAGTTATGGAGATTATCGCGGTTATGACTACGGAGGCTACGCTCCCGTTTTGCCCAGAAACTTCAACGGCTGGAGAGGAGCGGTTGGTGTTCGCGGTTCAGCCGGATTTTGA